Sequence from the Mycobacterium florentinum genome:
GGGCGCCTTTGCGGCTTCCTTCTTCTTCTCGGCGGCGGCCAGCACGTCCTGCTTGCGGATGCGGCCACCGACGCCGGTGCCCTTCACCGCGGCAAGGTCGATGTCGTTTTCGGTGGCCAGTTTCCGCACCAGCGGAGTCACGTAAGGGCTGCCGTCACCCCGCGCCTCCGGCGCCGGCCGGGCCGGTGCGGCTTGCGGAGTCGGCTCGGGTTTGGGTTGCGCAGCGGGCTCCGGCGCGGGAGCGGGCTTGGCGGCCGGCTGGGCCTCGGCCTGGGGGGCCGGTTCGGGCGTGGGCTGGGCCGGTGGTTCGGGTTTGGGGGCCGGCGGCGGGGGAGCCGCCGCGGCCGAGCCGGAGCCGATCCGGGCCAGTTCGCCGCCGACCGGCACGGTGTCGTCCTCGTCGGCGGTGATGCTGAGCAGAACTCCGGCCACCGGGGACGGGATCTCGGTGTCCACCTTGTCGGTGGACACCTCCACCAGCGCGTCGTCTACCTGAACCGAATCGCCGACCTTCTTGAGCCAGCGGGTGACGGTGCCCTCGGTGACCGACTCGCCCAGCTCGGGCATCAGCACCGGCGTCGCAGTGCCGTCGCCGGAACTCGCGGCCTGGGTTGCGGGTTCGGGCCGGCGTTCGGGCTCCGGCTGGGCTTTGGTTTCCGGCTCGGGCTCGGGCTCGGGTGCCGGCGCGGCCGCCGGTTGGCTGGGCGCTTCGGCGGGCGCCGCCGCTGCCCCGTTTTCCGAGGCGTCGCCGATGACGGCCAGTTCGCCGCCGACCTCGACGGTGTCGTCCTCCTGGGCGACGATCTTGGTCAGCACACCCGCGGCGGGCGACGGGATTTCGGTATCGACCTTGTCGGTCGACACCTCGACGAGCGGTTCGTCGAGCTCGACCGTGTCGCCTTCCTGCTTGAGCCAGCGGGTGACCGTCCCCTCGGTCACGCTCTCACCGAGTGCCGGCATTTGGACAGAGAAAGCCATCTCTATTGACTCCTCGATTGCTCGTGGGTCCGCGCAGGTCAACATCTGACTTACCACACCGCGGTGTACTGCAAGTTGACGTCGAAACTATCCTGTCATTGCCTCGGCGTCGGCACGCATCCAGGGCTGACCCGCTTGCTACGGTGTGCCGAATTGCCAGGGGGCGGTCATCGCCAGATCGCGGGGAGGCGGAAGTTCTATGCCGGCAACGCGGCAGTTCGTCGACAGCGCGGACGGTGTCCGCATCGCCGTCTACGAGGAAGGCAACCCCGGCGGTCCCACGGTCGTGCTGGTGCACGGCTGGCCCGATTCGCACGTGCTGTGGGACGGCGTCGTACCCCTGCTGGCCGAGCGGTTCCGGATCCTGCGCTATGACAACCGCGGCGTCGGGCTGTCGGCGGCGCCCAAGAAAGTCTCGGCGTACACGATGGCCCACTTCGCCGACGACTTCGCGGCGGTGACAAGCGAGCTGAGCCCGGGCCAGCCGGTGCACGTGCTGGCCCACGACTGGGGTTCGGTGGGTATCTGGGAGTACCTGAAACGGCCGGGCGCCGGTGACCGGGTCGCCTCGTTCACCTCGGTCTCCGGCCCGAGCCACGAGCAACTCGTCGAATACATCTTCAGCGGCCTGCGCACGCCGTGGCGCCCGCGCCGGTTTGCCCGCTCGATCAGTCAGGCGCTGCGGCTGACCTACATGGCGTTCTTCTCGGTCCCGCTGCTGGCGCCGCTGTTGATCCGGGCGGCTTTCTCGGTCCGCGCGCTGCGGCGCAGCGTCGTCGATAACATTCCCGATGAGCAGATCCATCACTGCGCCAACATCGCCGCGGACGCGGCCAGCTCGGTTAAAACCTATCCCGCCAACTACTTTCGCTCATTCTCGGTGCGCGGCCAGCCCATCCACGTCATCGATGTGCCGGTGCAGCTGATCGTCAACACCCG
This genomic interval carries:
- the sucB gene encoding 2-oxoglutarate dehydrogenase, E2 component, dihydrolipoamide succinyltransferase, which produces MAFSVQMPALGESVTEGTVTRWLKQEGDTVELDEPLVEVSTDKVDTEIPSPAAGVLTKIVAQEDDTVEVGGELAVIGDASENGAAAAPAEAPSQPAAAPAPEPEPEPETKAQPEPERRPEPATQAASSGDGTATPVLMPELGESVTEGTVTRWLKKVGDSVQVDDALVEVSTDKVDTEIPSPVAGVLLSITADEDDTVPVGGELARIGSGSAAAAPPPPAPKPEPPAQPTPEPAPQAEAQPAAKPAPAPEPAAQPKPEPTPQAAPARPAPEARGDGSPYVTPLVRKLATENDIDLAAVKGTGVGGRIRKQDVLAAAEKKKEAAKAPAPAPAAPSPVAKAAAAPTPAPALSHLRGTTQKANRIRQITAKKTRESLQATAQLTQTHEVDMTKIVGLRAKAKTSFAEREGVNLTYLPFIAKAVIDALKIHPNVNASYNEDSKEITYYDAEHLGFAVDTEQGLLSPVVHNAGDLSLAGLARAIADIAERARTGNLKPDELSGGTFTITNIGSQGALFDTPILVPPQAAMLGTGAIVKRPRVVVDDSGNESIGVRSICYLPLTYDHRLIDGADAGRFLTTIKHRLEEGAFEADLGL